The Paenibacillus sp. 481 DNA window CTTGTACGTCATCACGAACCGGACTATCGTACCGGAAGCCCTGCCTGAAGTTTCTCTCATGAGTTGGAAAACGGTAGAAACCGATCATTTGTTGCCAAGTATGCTGCACCGGATCAACAATGGATCGAATTTGTTCCGTGCTGACCGCCGCGTACTTGTCATTGATAGTTTATCATCTTATTTCATATCTTGGCATGAGGCTTTATTGGAAGAGCAAGGGGAATGTGATAGCAGTGCGTATGCAGAGCACGTGGCAACAGCTAGATTAGCGTTGGAAGAGGCAATCCTCAGCTTTCAAGGAAAGCTGTTCCTTATTACGAACGAAGCACCGCTTATTACCCCCTTTATGAGTAAACAAGAGCAATCGTTTGCACGTGAACTTGCGAAGTTAAATGCTGTTGTGCTTCGGCGCTGCGATCAATTATTTAGGATGACGGCCGGCATTCCTCAAGAGCTGACGTCACTGCGTTTTCGCGGATAAGGGAATACGTACATTCGCAAAATAGTCGTGCTGTGATATACACGGATCTGCGTAGGAAGCAGTACTGCGAAAAAGCAGACTATTGGGCAATAAATGCTGTTGTGGTAAGAGATTTTATAGATGACGAAGGAGCATAACAAATGAACATATATACACGAACTGGTGATCAAGGGATGACTTCGCTGATCGGTGGGAGAGTTCCCAAAGATCATATACGGGTAGACGCTTATGGTGAATTGGACGAGCTTAACTCGTTTATTGGCTGTGCAGTGTCTTGCTGTACAGACGATGCAATGGACGTACTACGTCAACAGCTTACGATGATTCAGCATGAAGTGTTTGATTGTGGCTCGGATGCAGCCTATGCCGAGACAAGGCAGGGTAAGGTGATATACAAAGTGCATGCAGAGCTGGCGCAGCGGTTAGAACAATGGATTGATGAGCACGATGCAGCAGTGCCAGCGATTTCGAAATTTATTTTGCCAGGTGGGCATGCGGTTGCATCTGCGCTACATGTGTGCAGAACGGTATGCCGTCGCGCGGAACGTCGTCTCATTACGTTGTCACAGCAAGAGGCTGTTAATCCGGAAGTGTTGAAATATGTAAATCGTTTATCGGACTATTTCTTTGTGGCCGCTCGTCGTGCTAACGCGTTGGCTGAAATTGAAGATGTAGCTTATGCGCGCAGTGCAGATGTATTTACTACCCGTAAAGAGCGTAATGAGAAATATGATGGATAAGAACGGGTTGAGTAACGATGGTATGATGCAAGACCAAGATAAGCAAGGCCAAGGCATGCAAGGGCGCGATGTAGCTGAACTCAAATATGTCGTACCAGAAGAGGAAGCGGGTATTCAGCTAAAGACTATACTGCGTACACGTCTCCATTTATCACGCCGCCTGAACAAGCGGCTAAAAGAGTTGGAGGACGCCATTACGGTTAACGGAGAGCGGCGCTATGCGACAGAGCGTCTCCTCCCACAGGACGTCGTCGTGGTCCGCATTAAAGAAATGGGCGCGGATGAGGACTATATATTGCCTGAGCCGATGCCGATTGATGTCGTGTATGAGGACGATGATATTCTGGTGCTGAATAAGCCAGCAGGCATCGTCGTTCATCCGACAAAAGGATATCCAAATGGCACGCTGGCTAACGGTGTCGTTCATTATTGGCGTTCTCGTGGCGAATTGACTAAATTTCGCCCCGCAAATCGTCTAGATCAGGATACGTCGGGCCTGATGATCGTTGTCAAACATGCGTACGCTCATCAACAGCTGGCGGAGCAGATGATTGACCGAACGATGGATAAAGTGTACACCGCCTTCGTATACGGTGTGCCGTTCCCACGAACAGGGACGGTTGACGCTCCAATAGACCGTGATCCCGTGGAACGGCATCTACGTATTGTAACGCCTAGCGGTTATCCATCCGTCACTCATTATGAGACGGTGGAAGAGTATGAGATGAACGGACAGCCAGCGGCGATGGTGCGCTGTAAGTTGGAGACGGGACGGACTCATCAGATTCGCGTCCATATGAAGCATATTGGCTGTCCTCTAATAGGGGACAGATTTTATAAGCGGGACGATGAAGAACGTCCATCCAGCGACGAATTAGAGATGGAGAGCGACGGTGAGCAGCGTGAAGATTGCGGTATCGCGCGTCAGGCGCTACACGCATCAGAGCTTGCTTTCAATCACCCCATTTCGGCTGAACGCCTTCAATTTCACGTCGATTTGCCGCCAGATATGGAGCAGTTGCGACAACGCTTGTCGCAGGCTTAGCGTTATTTAGCTTTGTAGTTATCCTTAGCTTTGCCGTGTCACAGCAGTATCCATTGAGTAGATTAAATTAGATTGAATGAGATTGAAATGGATGCAGTAGATTGAATTCGTTCGAATCAGAGCGAAATGGATGTAGTTGAGCGAATTCGTTTGAATGAGATTGTCATGGATGCAGCATCTCGAATTAAACCAAGTTATCCAAAAAAATCGTAGTAAATGTAGTAGATCGGAGTGAATGAATATGAAAAAATTAACCGTTTATCATTATGCCACATGCAGCACTTGCCGTAACGCGATCAAATCGCTGCAAGCAAAAGGAGCGGAATTGGAGCTGCGCCCAATCGTGGAACAGCCACCGACTGTTGATGAGCTGCGCACCCTCGTGGCGAATAGCGGCTTAGAACTTAAAAAGTGGTTTAACACGGCTGGAGAAGTATATAGATCGCTCCAGCTTAAAGATCGCTTGAAGGATATGAGCGAAGAAGAACAGCTAGAGCTGTTATCTTCGAACGGCAAACTCATTAAACGTCCGATCGTTACAGATGGTCAGCGCGTCACGGTTGGTTTTAAAGAAGATACATACCAAGAAGTATGGTCCTAAGCAGTACGCTCTTAAGTAGCACGCTCATAAGTAGAATGTTCTTAAGCAGTATGCTCTTAAGTAGTACAGCTCAGGCAGTGCGCTTCTAAGCAATGTAACAAAGTAGTTGAATCCATATGTGTAGTCCTATGCCTAGAGTTGCTGGCAGAAACCGTTATCGGGAACAGATTGCAGGATATGATATACTGGTTAAGCTGTTGAGCGCATGAGACGGGAAAGGGGCAAAAAACAATGAATTCGATTGATATTACAGACATTTCAGATATAACGTTTGATACACCTAAGGAGCCGCGCGTGCTGCTTGTCGACGGAATGGCTTTGCTGTTCCGTGCTTATTATGCCTCCGCATATGGCGGTACAATTCGTCGAATGAAGGACGGTACGCCGACGAATGCGGTATACGGCTTTATGCGCTATTTTTGGGATGCCGTAGAACGATTTGGCCCTACGCATATCGTGTGCTGCTGGGATTTGAGCAGCAAGACATTTCGAGCAGAGCAGTTTGATCAATATAAAGCTAATCGCTCAGAATGCCCTGAAGATTTAGTGCCGCAATTTCAATTGATGCGCGACGTCATGGACGGATTCGGTATCCCGAACATATCTGTAGAAGGTTTCGAAGCGGATGATTGCATAGGAACCCTTGCACGTTTATACCGTGAAGAGATGGAAGTCGTCATTTTAACAGGCGATCATGATATGTTGCAGCTCGTACATGAGCGTACTAAAGTAGCTATTATGAAAAAAGGACAAGGCAACTATGCTGTCTATTGCCCGCAAACGTTAATGGAAGAGAAGCAATTAACCCCGATGCAAGTCATCGACGT harbors:
- a CDS encoding 5'-3' exonuclease — protein: MNSIDITDISDITFDTPKEPRVLLVDGMALLFRAYYASAYGGTIRRMKDGTPTNAVYGFMRYFWDAVERFGPTHIVCCWDLSSKTFRAEQFDQYKANRSECPEDLVPQFQLMRDVMDGFGIPNISVEGFEADDCIGTLARLYREEMEVVILTGDHDMLQLVHERTKVAIMKKGQGNYAVYCPQTLMEEKQLTPMQVIDVKGLMGDPSDNYPGVRGIGEKTALKLVQQYASIEGILEHLPELAKGVRTKIEADLDMLHLSRQLARIECEVPVSCHADDCAFSPDRDAVSAVFERLEMNSMISYIGM
- a CDS encoding cob(I)yrinic acid a,c-diamide adenosyltransferase is translated as MNIYTRTGDQGMTSLIGGRVPKDHIRVDAYGELDELNSFIGCAVSCCTDDAMDVLRQQLTMIQHEVFDCGSDAAYAETRQGKVIYKVHAELAQRLEQWIDEHDAAVPAISKFILPGGHAVASALHVCRTVCRRAERRLITLSQQEAVNPEVLKYVNRLSDYFFVAARRANALAEIEDVAYARSADVFTTRKERNEKYDG
- a CDS encoding bifunctional adenosylcobinamide kinase/adenosylcobinamide-phosphate guanylyltransferase — translated: MIGIIGSTGSGKTSFALHYASTFGREGLYVITNRTIVPEALPEVSLMSWKTVETDHLLPSMLHRINNGSNLFRADRRVLVIDSLSSYFISWHEALLEEQGECDSSAYAEHVATARLALEEAILSFQGKLFLITNEAPLITPFMSKQEQSFARELAKLNAVVLRRCDQLFRMTAGIPQELTSLRFRG
- a CDS encoding arsenate reductase family protein, with the translated sequence MKKLTVYHYATCSTCRNAIKSLQAKGAELELRPIVEQPPTVDELRTLVANSGLELKKWFNTAGEVYRSLQLKDRLKDMSEEEQLELLSSNGKLIKRPIVTDGQRVTVGFKEDTYQEVWS
- a CDS encoding RluA family pseudouridine synthase, giving the protein MMDKNGLSNDGMMQDQDKQGQGMQGRDVAELKYVVPEEEAGIQLKTILRTRLHLSRRLNKRLKELEDAITVNGERRYATERLLPQDVVVVRIKEMGADEDYILPEPMPIDVVYEDDDILVLNKPAGIVVHPTKGYPNGTLANGVVHYWRSRGELTKFRPANRLDQDTSGLMIVVKHAYAHQQLAEQMIDRTMDKVYTAFVYGVPFPRTGTVDAPIDRDPVERHLRIVTPSGYPSVTHYETVEEYEMNGQPAAMVRCKLETGRTHQIRVHMKHIGCPLIGDRFYKRDDEERPSSDELEMESDGEQREDCGIARQALHASELAFNHPISAERLQFHVDLPPDMEQLRQRLSQA